Proteins encoded by one window of Clostridium cagae:
- the treC gene encoding alpha,alpha-phosphotrehalase, with protein MKDFKKSTVYQIYPKSFNDSNGDGIGDLNGVIDKLDYLEELGIDYIWLTPFYVSPQNDNGYDVADYYNIDPLFGTNEDFDKLVKEAEKRNINIMLDMVFNHTSTEHQWFKNALNGDEKFKDFYIFKKGKDSNPPTNWQSKFGGNAWEYIDNFDEYYLHLFDKTQGDLDWTNLDVKNEIYKIVNHWINKGVKGFRFDVINLISKPEKFEDDVIGDGRRFYTDGPNIHKYLKELNENTFGKYDDIITVGEMSSTTIDNCIKYSNPNEKELSMVFNFHHLKVDYDNGDKWTLMNFDFKLLKSIFKEWQEGMEQGNGWNAVFWCNHDQPRIISRFGNTDKYHKESGKMLGTCIHMMRGTPYIYQGEEFGMTNPNFNSIDEYRDIESKNYYDILKENHVEEEEIYKILASKSRDNSRTPMQWNDEKNSGFSNNEPWIPVGKSYKEINAKNALKDNDSIFYHYKKLIDIRKEYDVVSNGSFNMILEEHEKVLAYTREYNNENLIVLNNFYDEETEVLLPHDLLCGNGRILISNYKDSMDLNDKILLRPYESIVYIVEN; from the coding sequence ATGAAAGACTTTAAAAAAAGTACTGTTTATCAAATATATCCTAAATCATTTAATGATTCAAATGGAGATGGAATAGGCGATTTAAATGGAGTAATAGACAAACTAGATTATTTAGAGGAATTAGGGATTGATTATATTTGGCTTACTCCTTTTTATGTATCACCACAAAATGATAATGGCTATGATGTAGCTGATTATTATAATATAGATCCTTTGTTTGGAACTAATGAGGATTTTGATAAACTTGTTAAAGAAGCTGAAAAAAGAAATATTAATATAATGCTTGATATGGTATTTAATCATACTTCAACGGAGCATCAATGGTTTAAAAATGCCCTAAATGGAGATGAAAAATTCAAAGACTTTTATATCTTTAAAAAAGGTAAAGACAGCAATCCACCAACTAATTGGCAATCAAAATTTGGAGGAAATGCTTGGGAATATATAGATAACTTTGATGAATACTATTTGCATCTATTTGATAAAACACAAGGAGATTTAGACTGGACCAATTTAGATGTTAAAAACGAAATATATAAAATAGTAAACCATTGGATAAACAAAGGTGTTAAAGGATTTAGGTTTGATGTTATAAATCTAATTTCAAAGCCGGAAAAATTTGAAGATGATGTTATTGGTGATGGAAGAAGATTTTATACAGATGGACCTAATATACATAAATATTTAAAGGAATTAAATGAAAATACGTTTGGTAAGTATGACGATATAATAACAGTTGGAGAAATGTCTTCTACAACTATAGATAACTGTATTAAGTATTCAAATCCAAATGAAAAAGAGCTATCTATGGTATTTAATTTCCATCATTTAAAAGTAGATTATGACAATGGTGATAAATGGACACTTATGAACTTTGATTTTAAATTACTAAAATCTATCTTTAAAGAATGGCAGGAAGGTATGGAACAAGGAAATGGTTGGAATGCAGTATTTTGGTGTAACCATGATCAGCCAAGAATAATTTCTAGATTTGGAAACACTGATAAGTATCATAAAGAAAGTGGAAAGATGCTTGGGACTTGTATTCACATGATGAGAGGAACACCATATATTTATCAGGGTGAAGAATTTGGAATGACAAATCCTAATTTTAATTCAATAGATGAATATAGAGATATTGAATCTAAGAATTATTATGATATTTTAAAAGAAAATCATGTTGAAGAGGAAGAAATATATAAGATATTAGCCTCAAAATCAAGAGATAATTCAAGAACACCTATGCAATGGAATGATGAAAAAAATAGTGGTTTTTCTAACAATGAGCCTTGGATACCAGTAGGTAAATCTTATAAAGAAATAAATGCTAAAAATGCATTAAAAGATAATGATTCTATATTCTATCATTATAAAAAACTTATAGATATTAGAAAAGAATATGATGTTGTTTCAAATGGGTCTTTCAATATGATACTTGAAGAGCATGAAAAAGTTTTAGCATATACTAGAGAATATAATAATGAGAATTTAATAGTTTTAAATAACTTCTATGATGAAGAGACTGAGGTATTATTACCACATGATCTTTTATGTGGTAATGGTAGAATATTAATTTCAAATTATAAAGATAGTATGGATTTAAATGATAAAATTTTACTTAGACCATATGAATCTATTGTTTATATTGTTGAGAATTAA